The following proteins are encoded in a genomic region of Oncorhynchus masou masou isolate Uvic2021 chromosome 19, UVic_Omas_1.1, whole genome shotgun sequence:
- the LOC135506129 gene encoding NACHT, LRR and PYD domains-containing protein 3-like: MDSKERFFFKEAGPAKRTDLSIPTQGTSFQSTNTAQDGSNVISPTISGSQIRDINYYISVGSKGGDDEDTFPNSEDIHVEDRHQKLKDYLKTNSKISTIQEGLAQHGKSKLLNDIYTAVYITEGESGEVNNEHEVRPFEKTALQETPILSNDIFRSIVGKDKPIRTVLTKGIAGIGKSVSLQKFVLDWVEGKANQDIKFIFPLLFRDLNLMRENKSLMDILHPFLQTKEAGILNNNEHKVLFIFDGLDECQLPLDFQNNKILSDITESTSLNVLLTNLIKGNLLPSARIWITSQSAAANRIPPEFVDRVTEVRGFNDPQKEEFFRRRFSDQKLANRIIKHIKSIRSLYIMCHIPLFCWILATVLERMNKMESGEIPKTLTQMYTHFLNIQRMLRKRKYPGENERDPLWYKASIMSLGKLAYQQLEKDHRTFFEEDLTECGIDVREGSIFSRVCSEMFNTEFGLYETKTYQFVHLSIQEFLAAVYVFISFKTSNENPMLEEQHCSKDKDIYLSAVDKAVQSENGHLDLFLRFLLGLSLKSNQDILQGLLIEKTDSSQTNEKTAMYIKMKIKEKPSPECCINLFHCLNELNDHSLQEEIQSYIRSGSSLFARLSSAQWSALVFVLLTSTDELEVFDLKKYIRSDECLLRLLPVVKASRTALLNGCKLTWRCCEALASALSSKFSSLRQLDLGNNDLQDSGVKTLCAGLGNPLNKLDTLKLSQCNITEEGCASLALALRLNPSHPRELDLSGNNLGDSGVKVLSTVLKDPQCKLQKLRMSGCGVSEEGCSSLASALTSNPSHLRELDLSRNGSGVEKLSAVLVDTHCKLETLRLSNCSITEEGCASLATAVTSNPSHLRELDLSGNNLGDSQLERLTVVLKNPQCKLEKLLLKKCTFTVEGCAALALALALRPRPSPLRELDLSENQPGNLGVKLLSSVLEDKRCTLETLRLNDCNLTEKCCEALASALSSSTSSLRELDLGKNKLHDVGVKLFSVGLGNKYCNLATLRLSDCGITANGIFFLSSALKTNPSFLRELDMSRNSLGDSGVNLLSAVLENLHCNLETLHLKDCNLTATCCGALASALSSKGCSLRELDLSGNELKNSGVELLCVGLGSPHCKVKTLRMSRCRVTDGGCSSLASALLSNPSHLREINLDNNNPGYSGLRLLSAVMEDPTFKLETLSAWPYPVGREK; encoded by the exons ATGGATTCCAAAG aacgttttttttttaaggAGGCTGGCCCTGCGAAGAGGACAGACCTCTCCATACCTACACAAGGAACTTCTTTCCAGTCCACCAACACCGCTCAGGATGGCAGCAATGTCATATCACCCACAATCTCTGGCAGCCAAATAAGAGACATTAATTATTACATCAGTGTGGGCTCGAAGGGTGGTG ATGATGAAGATACGTTTCCTAATTCTGAAG ATATACATGTTGAAGACCGCCATCAAAAACTAAAAGACTATCTGAAGACTAACAGTAAGATCAGTACTATTCAGGAGGGTTTAGCTCAGCATGGAAAATCCAAACTGCTTAATGACATCTACACAGcggtttatataacagaagggGAAAGTGGAGAGGTCAATAATGAGCATGAGGTAAGACCATTTGAAAAAACAGCTTTACAAGAAACTCCAATCCTATCCAACGACATCTTCAGATCCATAGTTGGGAAAGACAAACCgatcagaactgtgctgacaaaaGGAATCGCTGGCATTGGAAAGTCGGTCTCTTTGCAAAAGTTTGTTTTGGACTGGGTTGAAGGAAAAGCAAATCAGGATATAAAATTCATCTTTCCACTTCTTTTTCGGGATCTAAATTTGATGAGGGAGAATAAAAGTTTGATGGACATTCTTCATCCTTTTCTTCAGACAAAAGAAGCAGGAATCCTCAACAACAATGAACACAAAGTGTTATTTATCTTCGATGGTCTAGATGAGTGTCAACTTCCTCTAGACTTCCAGAACAACAAGATCTTGAGTGACATCACAGAGTCCACTTCATTGAATGTGCTGCTGACAAACCTCATCAAGGGGAATCTGCTCCCATCTGCTCGCATCTGGATAACCTCCCAATCAGCCGCAGCCAATCGCATCCCCCCTGAGTTTgttgacagagtgacagaggtacgagggttcaatgacccACAGAAGGAAGAGTTTTTCAGAAGGAGATTCAGTGATCAGAAACTGGCCAACAGAATCATCAAACACATTAAGTCAATACGGAGCCTCTACATCATGTGTCACATACCTTTGTTCTGCTGGATTTTAGCCACTGTCCTGGAGAGAATGAACAAAATGGAAAGTGGAGAGATCCCCAAAACCCTGACCCAAATGTACACGCACTTCCTGAACATCCAGAGAATGCTAAGGAAACGAAAGTACCCTGGAGAAAATGAGCGAGATCCACTCTGGTATAAAGCGAGCATCATGTCACTGGGAAAACTGGCCTATCAGCAACTGGAAAAAGACCATCGAACCTTCTTTGAAGAGGATCTGACAGAGTGTGGCATTGATGTCAGAGAGGGGTCCATTTTTTCAAGGGTTTGTTCAGAGATGTTCAATACAGAGTTTGGACTGTACGAGACCAAGACCTACCAATTTGTGCATCTGAGCATCCAGGAGTTTCTTGCTGCGGTGTATGTTTTCATCTCATTCAAAACCAGCAATGAAAATCCAATGCTTGAAGAACAACACTGCTCCAAAGACAAAGACATCTACTTAAGTGCAGTAGATAAGGCCGTTCAAAGTGAGAATGGGCACCTAGACCTTTTCCTCCGCTTCCTTCTCGGCCTCTCGCTGAAGAGCAATCAAGATATCTTACAAGGTTTACTGATAGAAAAAACAGACAGCTCACAGACCAATGAGAAAACAGCCATGTATATTAAGATGAAGATCAAGGAAAAGCCCTCTCCAGAGTGTTgcatcaatctgttccactgtctgaatgaGCTGAATGACCATTCCTTACAGGAGGAAATCCAAAGCTACATAAGGTCTGGAAGTTCCTTGTTTGCCAGACTCTCATCTGCACAGTGGTCCgctctggtctttgtgttgctgacttcCACGGACGAGCTGGAAgtgtttgacctgaagaaatacATCAGATCGGATGAGTGTcttctgaggctgctgccagtggtcaaagCTTCTAGAACCGCTCT ACTCAATGGATGTAAACTTACCTGGAGATGCTGTGAAGCACTGGCCTCAGCTCTCAGCTCAAAGTTCTCTAGTCTGAGACAGCTGGACCTAGGAAACAATGACCTGCAGGACTCAGGAGTGAAAACACTCTgtgctggactggggaatccaCTCAATAAACTAGATACACTGAA ACTGTCTCAGTGTAAtatcacagaggaaggctgtgcttctctggctTTAGCACTGAGGTTGAACCCATCACACCCAAGAGAACTGGACCTGAGTGGAAATAACCTAGGAGACTCCGGTGTAAAAGTGCTCTCTACTGTACTCAAAGATCCACAATGTAAACTGCAGAAACTGAG GATGTCAGGCTGTGGAGTCTCAGAAGAAGGCTGTTCATCTCTGGCTTCAGCCCTGACGTcgaacccctcacacctgagagagctggatctaAGCAGGAATGGCTCAGGAGTGGAGAAGCTCTCTGCAGTACTGGTGGATACACACTGTAAACTTGAGACGCTAAG GCTGTCAAACTGTAGTATCACAGaagaaggctgtgcttctctggctACAGCTGTGACGTCAAACCCCtctcacctgagagagctggacctcaGCGGGAATAACTTAGGAGACTCACAATTAGAAAGGCTGACAGTTGTTTTGAAGAATCCACAGTGCAAACTTGAGAAACTGTT GCTTAAAAAATGCACATTCACAGTGGAAGGCTGTGCTGCTCTGGCTCTGGCTTTAGCCCTGAGGCCAAGACCATCacccctgagagagctggacctaaGTGAGAACCAACCTGGTAACTTAGGAGTAAAACTACTCTCTTCTGTACTGGAGGATAAACGCTGTACACTGGAAACACTGAG GTTGAATGATTGCAACCTCACTGAGAAATGCTGTGAAGCGCTGGCTTCAGCTCTCAGCTCCAGCACTTCAAGTTTGAGAGAGCTAGACCTGGGGAAAAACAAACTCCACGATGTGGGGGTGAAGCTGTTCTCTGTTGGACTGGGGAATAAATACTGTAATCTGGCAACACTGAG GCTGTCAGATTGTGGTATCACAGCGAACGGGATTTTCTTCTTGTCTTCAGCACTCAAGACAAATCCCTCAttcctgagagagctggacatGAGTCGGAATAGTCTAGGAGATTCAGGAGTAAACCTGCTCTCTGCTGTACTGGAGAATCTACATTGTAATCTGGAGACATTGCA CTTGAAGGATTGCAATCTCACTGCGACATGTTGTGGTGCCCTGGCCTCAGCTCTCAGCTCAAAAGGCTGTAGtctgagagagctggatctgagtgGCAATGAGCTGAAGAATTCAGGAGTGGAACTGCTCTGTGTTGGATTGGGGAGTCCTCACTGTAAAGTGAAGACACTCCG AATGTCACGCTGTAGAGTCACAGATGGGGGATGTTCTTCTCTGGCTTCAGCTCTGTTGTCCAATCCGTCACACCTGAGAGAAATTAATCTAGACAACAATAACCCTGGGTACTCTGGATTGAGACTGCTCTCTGCCGTAATGGAGGACCCAACCTTTAAACTGGAGACACTGAG TGCATGGCCTTAtcctgtggggagagagaaatgA